From Humisphaera borealis, the proteins below share one genomic window:
- the purQ gene encoding phosphoribosylformylglycinamidine synthase I — protein MKPRTLILRTAGTNCDKETAHAFELAGATTEAIHINRLLAEPGLIEGFQILAFPGGFSYGDDIAAGKILANQISHHLRDVLRDFIAAGKPIIGICNGFQVLVKTDLLPGDIGGQGSSIRTGQTATLAHNDCGRFIDRWISLAPRKSRCIWTQDLPASFELPIAHGEGKFVPADESVRQALHANEQIALVYAKADGSPAGGAAPANPNGSTDDIAGVCDATGLVFGLMPHPERYVSPFQHYAWTRQTPPPEAGIGLRVFKNAVQYAKSGVGAGV, from the coding sequence ATGAAGCCCCGCACGCTGATCCTCCGAACCGCCGGCACCAACTGTGACAAGGAAACCGCCCACGCCTTCGAACTGGCAGGCGCGACCACCGAAGCCATCCATATCAATCGCCTGCTCGCAGAACCGGGCCTGATCGAAGGGTTTCAGATCCTCGCGTTCCCCGGCGGATTCAGCTATGGCGACGACATCGCCGCCGGCAAGATCCTGGCGAACCAGATCAGTCATCACCTTCGCGACGTGCTGCGCGACTTCATCGCCGCGGGAAAGCCGATCATCGGCATCTGCAACGGGTTCCAGGTGCTGGTGAAGACCGATCTGCTGCCGGGTGATATTGGCGGACAGGGATCGAGCATTCGTACCGGACAAACCGCGACGCTGGCCCATAACGACTGCGGGCGGTTCATCGACCGGTGGATCAGTCTCGCGCCGCGCAAGAGCCGGTGCATCTGGACGCAGGACCTTCCGGCCAGTTTTGAGCTACCCATCGCCCACGGGGAAGGCAAGTTCGTGCCGGCGGACGAGTCGGTCCGGCAGGCGCTCCATGCCAACGAGCAGATCGCGCTGGTCTATGCCAAAGCCGATGGATCGCCGGCCGGCGGAGCGGCACCGGCCAATCCCAACGGGAGCACGGACGACATCGCCGGCGTTTGCGATGCGACCGGACTGGTGTTCGGCCTGATGCCCCACCCGGAGCGATATGTGAGTCCATTCCAGCACTACGCCTGGACGCGTCAGACCCCGCCTCCGGAAGCAGGAATCGGGCTGCGCGTTTTCAAGAACGCCGTGCAGTACGCCAAGTCCGGCGTAGGCGCAGGGGTTTAG
- a CDS encoding MASE1 domain-containing protein: MPPHPVSLNDRCERRSELLSRPSLGLLGLFFLAYVSAAGFTKLVAIVPGTGISIWPASGLYIATLILAPRRTWPWWISAAVLAETAGNLLWFHNTVAVATLFCLGNALEAITGAALMRRFSKGPPRLETLREVLTLVALAAGVAPVVTATIGGATLAWVEGQSFTSAWLLLWIGDATGVLIVTPLALVLLQNWRERAALSKARTIEASVLGLVLIGVAILAVSHQLPFAYIIMPPLLWAAVRFEFKGAVVTLVILAAITTGFTVAGVSQFAGDPESLRHKQVMLQLFLVISALSALVVAAISRQHQMALSTLKAANNELENRVLERTATLRDSEARLREREHFLERVTEIMPGVLHVFDLQENRSVFINRTVGMLLGYEPADIAAMGSQIVPSLMHPDDLPRFEKHLARVRQLADGEVADFEMRMRDTSGNWHWFNNRDAVFLRDEAGKVRQLIGTAMDVTEQKRSETALRESENRMRLAKAELQSITDNIPDVIARFDRSLRHVFVSAAIERMTGMPPESHIGRTNRELGMPGALCDRWDGALNAAFETGEPQHLSFAFDMPGGEQRRLESRIVSEPALTGQTQTVLVIVRDVTTAWSTAEELARAKNAAESANAAKDQFLAVLSHELRTPLAPVRMAVSIWERRADVLPPEFLSDLTMIRRNVDLECRLIDDMLDLSRIARGKLELQLAPVDVHAELQHAVRTVDADAAEKQISLTFSPEAARCRINGDSARLQQVFWNLLKNAVKFTPVGGSVAVRTYDRPDGEVAVEVRDNGTGIEPELIGRIFDAFEQGGAGVTRQFGGLGLGLAISKVLAEMHGGTLTAQSDGKGRGATFTLTLKCAAPAITATPSTPIEASDVVAPHSPENPSILLVEDHKDTALVMRRLLRTFGYQVQMAHTVAEAIDLSRRHAFDLVISDLGLPDGTGYELMRQMSADRPTKAIALSGYGMEEDVREGIAAGFAAHLTKPINVEQLERTIRRIIGQEVSV; the protein is encoded by the coding sequence ATGCCGCCGCATCCTGTTTCCCTGAATGATCGCTGCGAGCGTCGCAGCGAACTTCTGTCACGACCCTCCCTCGGACTGCTCGGCCTCTTTTTTCTGGCGTACGTTTCAGCGGCCGGGTTCACGAAGCTGGTCGCGATCGTTCCCGGCACCGGAATATCTATCTGGCCGGCGAGCGGTCTGTATATCGCCACGCTCATCCTCGCTCCGCGGCGGACCTGGCCCTGGTGGATCAGCGCGGCAGTGCTGGCCGAGACGGCAGGCAACCTGCTCTGGTTTCATAACACCGTGGCTGTCGCGACATTGTTCTGCCTGGGCAATGCGCTCGAGGCCATCACCGGCGCCGCACTGATGCGCCGGTTCAGCAAGGGGCCTCCACGACTCGAGACGCTGCGCGAAGTGCTGACGCTGGTCGCGCTCGCCGCCGGCGTGGCCCCGGTCGTGACGGCCACCATCGGCGGCGCAACGCTCGCCTGGGTGGAGGGACAGTCGTTCACATCGGCCTGGCTATTGCTATGGATCGGCGACGCGACAGGTGTATTGATCGTCACGCCGCTGGCGCTGGTCTTACTGCAGAACTGGCGTGAGAGGGCGGCACTGTCCAAGGCCCGGACGATAGAGGCATCCGTCCTTGGGCTGGTGCTGATCGGCGTCGCGATTCTTGCGGTAAGCCATCAACTCCCCTTCGCGTACATCATCATGCCGCCCCTGCTCTGGGCCGCCGTGAGATTCGAGTTCAAGGGTGCGGTCGTCACGCTCGTGATTCTGGCCGCCATAACAACGGGGTTCACGGTCGCCGGCGTAAGCCAGTTCGCCGGCGATCCGGAATCACTACGGCACAAGCAGGTGATGCTGCAGCTATTCCTGGTCATTTCGGCGTTGTCGGCCCTGGTCGTCGCGGCGATCTCCCGCCAGCACCAAATGGCGCTTTCAACCCTGAAAGCGGCTAACAACGAACTGGAAAATCGCGTCCTCGAGCGAACGGCAACCCTGCGTGACAGCGAGGCGAGGCTGCGCGAGCGCGAACACTTCCTCGAACGAGTCACCGAGATCATGCCCGGCGTCCTGCACGTGTTCGACCTCCAGGAAAACCGCAGCGTTTTTATCAATCGCACCGTCGGCATGCTTCTCGGCTATGAGCCGGCCGATATCGCAGCGATGGGCTCCCAGATCGTCCCGAGCCTGATGCATCCCGACGATCTTCCACGCTTCGAAAAGCATCTTGCGCGGGTGCGCCAGCTAGCCGACGGCGAAGTTGCCGACTTCGAGATGCGCATGCGCGACACCTCGGGAAACTGGCATTGGTTCAACAACCGCGACGCCGTCTTCCTGCGCGACGAGGCGGGGAAAGTCAGACAGCTGATCGGTACCGCGATGGACGTGACCGAACAAAAGCGCTCGGAGACCGCACTGCGTGAAAGCGAAAACAGAATGCGCCTGGCCAAGGCGGAACTGCAAAGCATCACCGACAACATTCCAGATGTCATCGCCCGCTTCGATCGGTCCCTCCGGCATGTGTTCGTCAGTGCAGCGATCGAGCGAATGACCGGCATGCCGCCGGAATCGCACATTGGCCGGACGAATCGCGAATTGGGTATGCCCGGCGCGCTTTGTGACCGATGGGATGGGGCGTTGAACGCTGCATTCGAAACCGGAGAACCGCAGCACCTGTCGTTTGCATTCGACATGCCCGGCGGTGAACAGCGACGGCTGGAATCCCGGATCGTCAGCGAGCCGGCGCTCACCGGACAGACGCAGACAGTTCTTGTCATCGTTCGCGACGTTACGACGGCATGGTCGACGGCCGAAGAACTCGCCCGGGCCAAGAATGCCGCCGAATCGGCCAATGCCGCCAAGGACCAGTTCCTGGCCGTGCTCAGCCACGAATTGCGGACGCCGCTTGCACCGGTCCGAATGGCGGTTTCGATCTGGGAACGTCGCGCCGATGTGCTCCCTCCCGAGTTCCTCAGCGACCTGACGATGATCCGCCGAAATGTCGATCTCGAGTGTCGGCTGATCGACGATATGCTGGATCTGAGCCGAATCGCCCGCGGAAAGCTGGAGCTTCAATTGGCCCCCGTGGATGTTCACGCGGAACTTCAACACGCGGTCCGAACGGTCGACGCGGACGCAGCCGAGAAACAGATCTCGCTCACATTCTCGCCCGAGGCGGCTCGGTGCCGGATCAACGGCGACAGCGCACGCCTGCAACAGGTGTTCTGGAACCTTCTGAAGAACGCCGTCAAATTCACGCCCGTCGGTGGATCGGTGGCGGTGCGAACCTATGACCGGCCGGATGGAGAAGTCGCGGTCGAAGTCCGCGATAACGGCACAGGAATCGAGCCCGAATTGATCGGCCGAATCTTCGACGCGTTCGAGCAGGGTGGCGCCGGCGTCACCCGACAGTTCGGCGGCCTCGGGCTAGGCCTGGCGATCAGCAAGGTGCTCGCTGAGATGCACGGCGGGACGCTTACCGCCCAGAGCGACGGGAAGGGACGCGGCGCCACTTTCACACTCACCCTCAAGTGCGCCGCCCCGGCAATTACCGCGACGCCTTCAACACCGATTGAAGCGTCCGATGTCGTCGCCCCGCACTCCCCGGAGAACCCCAGCATCCTGCTGGTCGAAGACCACAAGGACACCGCGCTGGTTATGCGGCGACTGCTGCGGACGTTCGGATATCAGGTTCAGATGGCCCATACCGTTGCCGAGGCGATTGACCTGAGCCGGCGTCATGCCTTTGACCTGGTCATCAGCGATCTGGGACTTCCGGACGGAACTGGCTACGAGCTGATGCGTCAGATGTCGGCAGATCGGCCGACCAAGGCAATCGCCCTTTCCGGCTATGGAATGGAGGAGGACGTCAGGGAAGGGATAGCGGCCGGCTTCGCGGCTCATCTCACCAAGCCCATCAACGTCGAGCAACTTGAGCGTACGATCCGTCGGATCATCGGTCAGGAAGTATCCGTCTGA